The Xanthomonas indica sequence AGCCCGAACACGCGTCGCAGGACGTGCTGGCCGCGCTGCTGCCGTTCCTGGCGCGGCCGTAGGGCGTGTAGGGCAACCGTTCTCCCGAGTTGCGTGGCAATGCGCGACCGACGCCGGTGGCAACAGGCATGCGCGCCTGCACGGCTAACGCGTAACCTTGCCCCTTCCTCTCCCCCGCATCGCCTGGATCGCGCCTCAATGGCCAACCCCTACTACCGCGGCCCCGTCAGCGACCATTTCGACGGCGTGCGCTTCTTCAACCCCGGCCAGCCCACCATCGACAACGCGCTGAGCAAGGTCCTGCGCTGGAAAGCCGCCAGGGGCGCGGTGCGCTGGCCAACGCAGGTCCCGGTGACGCCCGCCGTGCCTGCGCCGCGGCACGACGGCCTGCGCATCACCATGGTCGGCCACGCCACGCTGCTGATCCAGGCCGCCGGCCTCAACCTGCTCACCGATCCGGTGTGGTCGCAGCGTGCCAGTCCTTCGCGGATCGCCGGGCCCAAGCGGGTGACGGCACCGGGCATCCGCTTCGCAGACCTGCCGCCCATCGATGCGGTGCTGTTGAGCCACAACCACTACGACCACTTCGACCTGGCGACCTTGCGCACGCTGCACGATGCGCACCAGCCGCTGTTCGTGATGCCGCTGGGCAACGACGTCCTGTTGCGCAAGCGTGTCCCCGATGCGCGCATCGCGACCGGCGACTGGCACGACCGGCTGCCGATCGGCGACGCCGCGACGGCGACGCTGACCCGCGCCAATCATTGGTCCAGCCGCGGCATCGCCGACCGCAGGATGGCGCTGTGGTCCGGCTTCTTCATCGAAACGGCGCGGGGGTCGGTGTGGTTTGCGGGGGACACCGGCTATGGCGATGGCGCCATCTTCCGCGAGATCCACGACCGGCACGGCGCGCCCGACGTGGCCTTGATCCCGATCGGCGCCTACGCGCCGCGCTGGTTCATGGCGCCGCAGCACATCGACCCGACCGAAGCGGTGCGGATCTTCCAGGACACCGGCGCGCGGCGCGCGCTCGGCATCCATTGGGGCACCTTCCAGCTCACCGACGAAGGCCGTGAAGAGCCCCGCGAGGCGCTGTCCGCCGCACTGCACCTGGCGGGCCTCGCCGCCGCCAACTTCGTCGCCGCCGAGCCTGGGCAGGCCTTCGACTTCGCCGATCCGGCGCCCTGACGCATGCCGACGTGAAGCGTGCGGCCAACGATGGAGGGGCGCTTCTCAAACGTCGGTTACCAGAGTTCCCACCGTAGGCGCGTTCCGTCGTGACGATGCGGCGAACTGCCGCGGTTGGCGAATGAATCGGGCCTTGCGGAGTAAGAGAGCGCGCAGGCGCAGACGGCTACACTCGCGCTCCCGCCCACCAGGACACCGTCATGCGCGACCTCAGCCCCCTGCCTTCCATCGCCCTGGGCCGTTACCGCCACTTCAAGGGCGGCGAGTACGAGGTGCTGGGCGTGGTCCGCAGCAGCGAGACGCTGGAACCGCTGGTGCTGTATCGGCCGCTGTACGGCGAAGGCGCGATGTGGGTGCGACCGTACCCGATGTTCGTCGAGCAGGTGGAGGTCGACGGCGTGCGCGGCCCGCGCTTCGCACCGATCGACGCGGACGCCTGATGGAGATCCAGGCGGCGGCCGCCGCCACGCCTGCCGCGGCGCGCTAGCGCTTGGACGCGCTGTCCACGTCGCTCTTGGTCGCGGCGTGATCCTGCGCCGGGCGGTTGCGGTTCTTCTTGGCGCGGGTCACCAGATACAGCATCGCGACGATGAGCAGGACGAACAGTCCGGCGACCCAGGGCATCAGCGTGGTGTCCATTCGACACTCCAGTTCGGTTGTGCAGTGGCTACCAGAGCACAGGCGCAGTGAAGGCCTTGGC is a genomic window containing:
- a CDS encoding MBL fold metallo-hydrolase yields the protein MANPYYRGPVSDHFDGVRFFNPGQPTIDNALSKVLRWKAARGAVRWPTQVPVTPAVPAPRHDGLRITMVGHATLLIQAAGLNLLTDPVWSQRASPSRIAGPKRVTAPGIRFADLPPIDAVLLSHNHYDHFDLATLRTLHDAHQPLFVMPLGNDVLLRKRVPDARIATGDWHDRLPIGDAATATLTRANHWSSRGIADRRMALWSGFFIETARGSVWFAGDTGYGDGAIFREIHDRHGAPDVALIPIGAYAPRWFMAPQHIDPTEAVRIFQDTGARRALGIHWGTFQLTDEGREEPREALSAALHLAGLAAANFVAAEPGQAFDFADPAP
- a CDS encoding DUF1653 domain-containing protein → MRDLSPLPSIALGRYRHFKGGEYEVLGVVRSSETLEPLVLYRPLYGEGAMWVRPYPMFVEQVEVDGVRGPRFAPIDADA